Proteins from a genomic interval of Pelagibaculum spongiae:
- the dsdA gene encoding D-serine ammonia-lyase: MLSPNRVLVEKFPLLQSLINLEETCWFNPKITSFTEALPDVGLTAADIKDASDRLQRFAPYLVKAFPETAETNGIIESDVVEISQMKNILQQDCSTEITGRLLLKKDSHLPISGSIKARGGIYEVLTHAEKLVIKAGLLSIDDDYSKLFSDDFRKFFKGYSIAVGSTGNLGLSIGIISAKLGFVVSVHMSADARQWKKDKLRAHGVTVVEYQQDYGVAVEQGRKEAEKNPNCFFIDDENSQTLFLGYSVAGERVKAQFDSAGIKVDTQHPLFVYLPCGVGGGPGGVAFGLKMAFGDNVHCIFAEPTHSPCMLLGVHTGLHDQISVQDLGIDNRTAADGLAVGRASGFVGRAMQRLLDGYYTISDQRMYQLLAELNSQEKIRLEPSALAGMIGPAIVHSNVEYLHRMNFTDEKLANATHLVWATGGGMVPKIEMEKYLSKIND, from the coding sequence GTGTTAAGTCCCAATCGAGTTTTAGTTGAAAAATTTCCTCTGTTGCAATCATTAATTAATCTTGAAGAAACTTGTTGGTTCAATCCAAAAATCACCAGCTTTACTGAAGCATTGCCTGATGTTGGGCTAACTGCCGCCGATATTAAAGATGCTAGTGACCGTTTGCAGCGGTTCGCACCATACTTGGTAAAAGCCTTTCCGGAAACTGCGGAAACAAACGGTATTATTGAATCTGACGTTGTAGAAATTTCTCAGATGAAAAATATTCTACAACAAGATTGTTCAACCGAGATAACTGGTCGACTGCTGCTAAAAAAAGATAGTCATTTGCCAATTTCCGGGTCGATTAAAGCACGTGGCGGTATTTATGAAGTATTGACTCATGCTGAAAAACTGGTAATCAAGGCCGGTTTGCTCAGTATTGATGATGACTACTCAAAGCTGTTTTCAGATGACTTTCGAAAATTTTTTAAAGGCTACAGCATTGCCGTCGGCTCAACCGGAAATTTAGGGCTGTCGATTGGTATTATTAGCGCAAAATTAGGCTTTGTCGTTTCGGTGCATATGTCTGCCGATGCCCGTCAGTGGAAAAAAGATAAGCTGCGTGCTCATGGCGTGACAGTTGTTGAATATCAGCAGGACTATGGCGTGGCAGTTGAGCAAGGCAGAAAAGAAGCTGAGAAAAACCCCAACTGTTTTTTTATCGATGATGAAAATTCCCAAACACTTTTTTTAGGCTATTCAGTTGCCGGTGAACGCGTAAAAGCACAATTTGATTCAGCTGGAATTAAAGTTGATACGCAGCATCCATTATTTGTTTATTTGCCTTGTGGTGTTGGTGGTGGGCCTGGTGGTGTGGCCTTTGGTTTGAAGATGGCTTTTGGCGATAATGTGCATTGTATTTTTGCCGAGCCAACTCACTCACCTTGTATGCTTTTAGGTGTTCATACTGGATTGCATGATCAAATTTCAGTGCAGGATTTGGGTATCGATAATCGCACTGCAGCTGATGGTTTGGCAGTTGGCAGAGCTTCTGGTTTTGTTGGGCGGGCAATGCAGCGATTGCTGGATGGTTACTACACCATTTCTGATCAGCGCATGTACCAGCTGTTGGCAGAATTAAATTCTCAAGAGAAAATTCGGCTTGAACCATCGGCATTAGCAGGAATGATTGGCCCAGCGATAGTGCATTCTAATGTTGAATATTTACACAGAATGAATTTTACGGACGAAAAACTAGCTAATGCAACGCATCTAGTTTGGGCTACTGGCGGTGGAATGGTGCCGAAGATTGAAATGGAAAAGTATTTGTCGAAAATAAATGATTAA
- a CDS encoding PH domain-containing protein — protein sequence MTGVILYSAYQATASFYSQPITFWASVIFGGILPVSFLAHTRYTIRPEALVIYCGIFRWKLAFNSNSQLTIEPSKTMLSSPALSLKRIKVQIDNRSIIISPSNTDKFSRALTAAISDLKN from the coding sequence ATGACAGGTGTCATTCTCTATAGCGCATACCAGGCAACAGCGAGCTTCTACAGCCAACCCATAACTTTTTGGGCTAGTGTAATATTCGGCGGCATACTTCCAGTATCTTTCTTAGCACACACTAGATATACCATCCGACCTGAAGCTTTAGTTATCTATTGCGGCATATTTCGTTGGAAACTTGCATTTAATAGCAATAGTCAACTGACTATAGAGCCCAGCAAGACAATGCTGAGTTCGCCCGCCTTATCGCTAAAAAGAATAAAAGTACAGATAGATAACAGAAGCATAATTATCTCACCAAGCAACACTGACAAATTCTCTCGAGCATTAACAGCAGCCATTAGCGATCTAAAAAACTGA
- the dapB gene encoding 4-hydroxy-tetrahydrodipicolinate reductase: MQRIAIIGCAGRMGRVLIEAVSERADMEVGAAVERPDSSLIGADAGELAGQGKINVQIAGSLSDVLDDFDVLIDFTSPESTLENARLCALAGRKMVVGTTGLTDDQKAELAQSAEKTAIVFAPNMSVGVNLCFKLLELAASVLNEGYDIEVLEAHHRHKVDAPSGTALGMAEAVAKTLNRDLNKCAVYGREGQTGARDPQEIGFATVRAGDIVGDHTVMFATEGERVEITHKASSRMTFAKGATRAAAWLENQQQGLFSMQDVLGLN, translated from the coding sequence ATGCAGCGTATCGCAATTATCGGCTGTGCCGGTCGAATGGGCCGGGTGTTAATCGAAGCGGTCAGCGAAAGAGCCGATATGGAAGTGGGCGCAGCAGTTGAGCGGCCAGACTCTTCATTGATTGGTGCTGATGCTGGAGAGCTAGCGGGTCAGGGGAAGATCAATGTTCAAATCGCCGGTAGTTTATCTGATGTGCTAGACGATTTTGATGTGTTGATCGATTTCACCAGCCCAGAATCTACCTTAGAAAATGCTCGTTTGTGTGCTTTAGCTGGTCGTAAAATGGTGGTGGGCACTACCGGACTAACCGACGATCAAAAAGCCGAGTTAGCGCAATCTGCTGAAAAAACAGCGATAGTTTTTGCGCCGAATATGAGTGTCGGGGTTAACTTGTGCTTTAAGTTGCTTGAGTTAGCGGCTTCAGTATTGAATGAAGGCTATGACATCGAAGTATTAGAAGCACATCATCGCCATAAAGTTGATGCACCTTCTGGTACTGCATTAGGCATGGCCGAAGCCGTGGCTAAAACGCTGAATCGTGATCTAAATAAATGTGCTGTTTATGGCCGTGAAGGTCAAACTGGCGCTCGTGATCCACAAGAGATCGGCTTTGCCACGGTGAGAGCAGGCGATATTGTTGGTGATCATACGGTAATGTTTGCCACCGAAGGCGAGCGCGTAGAAATTACGCATAAAGCTAGTTCGCGAATGACTTTCGCTAAGGGTGCAACCCGTGCTGCAGCTTGGTTAGAAAATCAGCAGCAAGGTCTGTTCAGTATGCAAGATGTATTGGGATTAAATTAA
- the dnaJ gene encoding molecular chaperone DnaJ — protein sequence MSKRDFYEVLGVDKSTSDADLKKAYRRLAMKYHPDRNPDDASSEERFKEVKEAYEILSDKQKRSAYDQYGHAGVDPQMGGGHGGGYGGAGFGDVFGDVFGDIFGGGGRGGRSQTQRGSNLRYNLNLTLEEAVHGCNKKIRIPTLVACEPCNGTGSKKGSSPKACGTCGGHGQVRMQQGFFSVQQTCPACHGQGQVISDPCNSCHGQGRKEDSRVLQVKVPAGVDTGDRIRLAGEGEAGVGGAPAGDLFVQVNVKEHDIFAREESDLYCEVPISFVTAALGGELEVPTLNGRVKLKIPGETQSGRMFRLRGKGVKGVRGGPVGDLMCRVAVETPVSLTTKQKELLQEFNDSMGGKHHKHSPKSKNWFDGVKKFFGDR from the coding sequence ATGTCAAAAAGAGACTTTTACGAAGTACTGGGCGTAGACAAAAGCACCAGCGATGCAGACCTGAAAAAGGCCTACCGCCGTTTGGCAATGAAGTACCACCCAGACCGTAACCCGGACGACGCCTCTTCCGAAGAGCGCTTCAAAGAGGTTAAGGAAGCCTACGAAATACTGTCTGACAAGCAAAAGCGATCGGCTTATGATCAATATGGTCATGCAGGTGTCGACCCACAAATGGGCGGTGGTCATGGTGGTGGTTATGGCGGCGCAGGCTTTGGCGATGTTTTTGGTGATGTTTTCGGTGATATTTTTGGCGGTGGTGGTCGCGGTGGCCGGAGCCAAACACAACGAGGCTCCAACCTTCGCTATAACCTGAATCTGACTTTGGAAGAAGCGGTTCATGGTTGTAACAAAAAAATTCGGATTCCCACATTAGTCGCTTGTGAGCCGTGTAATGGCACTGGCTCTAAAAAAGGCTCATCACCTAAAGCGTGTGGTACTTGTGGTGGTCATGGCCAAGTGCGGATGCAGCAAGGATTCTTCTCGGTTCAGCAAACTTGTCCGGCTTGTCATGGCCAAGGTCAGGTAATTTCTGATCCTTGTAATAGCTGCCATGGTCAGGGCCGTAAAGAAGATTCTCGCGTATTGCAGGTTAAGGTGCCTGCCGGTGTCGATACTGGTGACAGAATTCGACTGGCTGGTGAAGGTGAAGCGGGTGTTGGCGGCGCGCCTGCCGGTGACTTGTTTGTTCAGGTTAACGTTAAAGAACATGATATTTTTGCCCGTGAAGAAAGTGATTTGTACTGTGAAGTGCCCATTAGCTTTGTGACCGCAGCATTGGGTGGTGAACTGGAAGTGCCGACTTTAAATGGTCGAGTGAAGTTAAAAATTCCAGGGGAAACTCAGTCTGGTCGTATGTTCCGTTTGCGCGGTAAAGGTGTTAAAGGGGTTCGCGGCGGGCCGGTAGGTGATTTGATGTGCCGGGTTGCAGTAGAAACGCCTGTCAGCCTGACGACTAAGCAAAAAGAATTATTGCAAGAATTCAATGATTCGATGGGTGGAAAACACCATAAGCACAGCCCGAAATCTAAGAATTGGTTTGACGGTGTGAAAAAGTTCTTCGGCGATCGCTAA
- the dnaK gene encoding molecular chaperone DnaK, translated as MGKIIGIDLGTTNSCVAILEGKDCKVIENSEGDRTTPSIIAYTDDSEILVGQSAKRQAVTNPTNTLNAIKRLIGRRFEDDVVQKDISMVPYTIAKADNGDAWVEVKGEKLAPPQISAEILKKMKKTAEDFLGETVSEAVITVPAYFNDSQRQATKDAGRIAGLDVKRIINEPTAAALAYGMDKARGDSTVAVYDLGGGTFDISIIEIAEVDGESQFEVLATNGDTFLGGEDFDMAVIDYLATEFKKDQGIDLKGDPLAMQRLKEAGEKAKIELSSSQQTEVNLPYITADQTGPKHLNVKITRAKLESLVEDLVNRSLAPCKQALKDAGLAASEIDDVILVGGQIRMPLVQQKVAEFFGKEPRKDVNPDEAVAMGAAIQAGVLSGDVKDVLLLDVSPLSLGIETMGGVMTKLIEKNTTIPTKKSQIFSTAEDNQNAVTVHVLQGEREVASGNKSLGRFDLADIPPAPRGMPQVEVTFDIDANGILNVSAKDKATNKEQSIIIKANSGLSDDEIDQMVRDAEAHAEDDKKFHELVNARNTADNMVHATRKSLGEVEDLSDEEKQSIEDAIAAVEEALKGDDKDDIEAKTQTLTEVSGKLAEKLYAKQQAENPEAAEGAQQAQGAAPEDDNVVDAEFEEVKEDKK; from the coding sequence ATGGGCAAAATCATTGGCATCGACCTGGGTACCACCAACTCGTGTGTGGCAATCCTTGAAGGCAAAGACTGTAAAGTAATTGAGAACAGTGAAGGTGATCGTACGACCCCTTCCATCATTGCTTATACCGACGACAGCGAAATTCTGGTCGGCCAGTCTGCAAAGCGTCAAGCGGTTACCAACCCGACTAATACTTTGAATGCGATCAAGCGTTTGATCGGTCGTCGTTTTGAAGACGACGTAGTGCAGAAAGACATCTCTATGGTGCCTTACACCATCGCTAAAGCCGATAACGGCGACGCATGGGTAGAAGTAAAAGGTGAGAAATTAGCACCGCCACAGATTTCTGCAGAAATCTTGAAGAAAATGAAGAAAACTGCCGAAGATTTCCTAGGCGAAACAGTTTCTGAAGCAGTTATTACGGTTCCTGCTTACTTCAACGACTCACAGCGCCAAGCAACCAAAGATGCTGGCCGTATTGCGGGTCTAGACGTAAAACGCATCATCAACGAGCCAACTGCAGCAGCACTGGCTTACGGCATGGATAAGGCACGCGGTGATTCTACCGTTGCTGTTTATGACTTAGGTGGTGGTACTTTCGATATCTCTATTATCGAAATTGCAGAAGTTGATGGCGAAAGTCAGTTCGAAGTATTGGCAACCAACGGTGATACATTCCTTGGTGGTGAAGACTTTGACATGGCAGTTATTGACTACCTGGCAACAGAATTCAAGAAAGACCAAGGCATCGACCTGAAAGGCGATCCACTGGCAATGCAGCGTTTGAAAGAAGCCGGCGAGAAAGCGAAGATTGAATTATCTTCTAGCCAGCAAACTGAAGTAAACCTGCCTTACATTACTGCTGACCAAACCGGTCCTAAGCACTTAAATGTAAAAATTACCCGCGCTAAGCTGGAATCTTTAGTAGAAGATCTGGTAAACCGCTCATTAGCACCTTGTAAGCAAGCGCTGAAAGACGCTGGTTTAGCAGCATCAGAAATTGATGACGTTATCTTGGTTGGTGGTCAGATCCGTATGCCATTGGTTCAGCAGAAGGTTGCTGAGTTCTTTGGTAAAGAGCCACGTAAAGACGTTAACCCTGATGAAGCTGTTGCCATGGGCGCAGCGATTCAAGCGGGCGTTCTTTCTGGTGACGTTAAAGACGTATTGCTGTTAGACGTTTCTCCACTGTCTCTGGGTATCGAGACTATGGGCGGCGTAATGACTAAGCTGATCGAGAAAAACACCACGATTCCTACCAAGAAATCGCAGATTTTCTCGACTGCTGAAGACAATCAAAATGCAGTAACCGTTCACGTACTGCAGGGCGAGCGTGAAGTGGCTTCTGGTAATAAATCTCTGGGTCGTTTCGATCTGGCTGATATCCCACCAGCACCACGTGGCATGCCACAAGTTGAAGTAACCTTTGACATCGATGCTAACGGTATCTTGAACGTGTCGGCTAAAGATAAGGCGACCAACAAAGAACAGTCCATCATCATCAAGGCTAACTCTGGCTTGAGCGATGACGAGATCGATCAGATGGTTCGCGATGCTGAAGCTCACGCTGAAGATGACAAAAAGTTCCATGAACTGGTTAATGCACGTAACACTGCAGACAACATGGTTCACGCAACGCGTAAATCTTTGGGTGAAGTGGAAGATCTGTCAGACGAAGAAAAGCAAAGCATTGAAGATGCAATTGCAGCAGTTGAAGAAGCTCTGAAAGGCGACGATAAAGACGACATCGAAGCTAAGACTCAGACTTTAACTGAAGTTTCAGGCAAGCTGGCTGAAAAACTGTATGCCAAGCAACAGGCTGAAAACCCTGAGGCAGCAGAAGGCGCGCAGCAAGCTCAAGGCGCAGCACCAGAAGACGACAACGTCGTTGATGCTGAGTTTGAAGAAGTTAAAGAAGACAAAAAGTAA
- the grpE gene encoding nucleotide exchange factor GrpE, translating to MNDKTEAQQEQSIENEAQQPEQVVEAEIEVETVAEQAESAEVDLQGQLMAAQKKAQENWDLALRAQAEMENIKRRAERDVANAHKFALDKFVGSLLPVVDSLEKALESIAEDDEANKAIREGTEMTLKMFTDSLSKFGVVQINPVSEVFNPERHEAMAMQEVAGSEANTVLFVIQKGYLLNERLVRPARVMVAK from the coding sequence ATGAACGACAAGACAGAGGCTCAGCAAGAGCAGTCTATCGAGAATGAAGCGCAACAGCCTGAACAGGTTGTTGAAGCTGAAATAGAAGTTGAAACTGTTGCCGAACAGGCAGAGTCAGCTGAAGTAGATTTGCAGGGCCAATTAATGGCTGCGCAGAAGAAAGCACAGGAAAACTGGGATCTTGCATTACGCGCCCAGGCTGAAATGGAAAATATCAAACGTCGCGCCGAGCGTGATGTTGCTAATGCGCACAAGTTTGCATTAGATAAGTTTGTTGGCTCGCTGTTACCAGTAGTCGATAGCCTTGAAAAAGCATTGGAAAGCATTGCCGAAGACGATGAAGCCAACAAGGCAATTCGTGAAGGCACAGAAATGACGTTAAAAATGTTCACCGATAGTTTGAGCAAATTTGGCGTGGTTCAGATCAATCCAGTAAGTGAAGTATTCAACCCGGAGCGTCATGAAGCGATGGCAATGCAGGAAGTTGCTGGTTCTGAAGCAAATACAGTGTTGTTTGTGATTCAGAAAGGCTACCTATTAAACGAGCGTCTGGTCCGTCCGGCTCGGGTAATGGTTGCCAAATAG
- a CDS encoding NAD(+) kinase, with amino-acid sequence MQSVSQVGVIGKFRNQEALDTVSALCQHLKARGISVILEAVTAAALQEHGFENTENYLTSSREEMGQQAQLVLVVGGDGSLLNAARALSVHNVPVMGINRGRLGFLTDIHPDDMFSLVDQVLDGKYVEEQRFLIECQVIRNGEKVGEGRALNDIVLHLGKILRMIEFEVTVDDHFVYRQRADGIIVATPTGSTAYALSAGGPIMHPTIDAISLVPMNAHTLNSRPIVIPGDSQIELLITDNNETSPQLSCDGQVHLPLAPGDRVLIKKQANRLKLIHPHDQNYFQVLRSKLQWNNN; translated from the coding sequence ATGCAGTCAGTTAGCCAGGTCGGCGTAATCGGTAAGTTTCGCAATCAGGAAGCATTAGATACTGTCAGCGCACTTTGCCAGCACCTAAAAGCCAGAGGTATCAGTGTGATTCTGGAAGCAGTGACTGCTGCGGCACTCCAGGAACATGGCTTTGAAAATACTGAAAACTATCTCACCAGCTCCCGAGAAGAAATGGGCCAACAAGCCCAATTAGTTCTAGTGGTTGGTGGTGATGGCAGTTTGTTAAATGCCGCTCGCGCCCTATCGGTTCATAATGTGCCAGTAATGGGCATCAACCGCGGCCGATTAGGTTTTCTCACTGATATTCACCCTGATGACATGTTTTCACTGGTCGATCAGGTGCTAGATGGTAAATACGTTGAAGAGCAGCGCTTTTTAATTGAATGCCAAGTGATACGTAACGGTGAAAAGGTTGGCGAAGGGCGAGCACTTAACGACATCGTGCTGCACCTTGGCAAAATCTTGCGAATGATCGAGTTTGAAGTCACCGTCGATGATCACTTCGTTTATCGCCAACGCGCCGATGGGATTATTGTTGCCACGCCTACTGGCTCCACCGCTTACGCATTATCCGCTGGCGGACCGATTATGCACCCGACCATTGATGCAATTTCATTAGTGCCAATGAATGCTCATACCTTAAATAGTCGACCGATTGTGATTCCCGGCGACAGTCAAATTGAATTACTAATTACCGACAACAATGAAACCAGCCCGCAATTAAGCTGCGATGGCCAAGTGCATTTGCCTTTAGCACCCGGTGATCGCGTGTTAATTAAAAAGCAGGCTAATCGGTTAAAGCTCATTCACCCGCATGATCAGAATTACTTTCAAGTACTTCGCAGTAAATTGCAGTGGAATAACAATTAA
- the recN gene encoding DNA repair protein RecN: MLKLLNIQNFAIIDHLELDLQPGLTVLTGETGAGKSILLDALTLACGGRLEQNPVRPGAEKAEICASFELQQLPEAMQWLKDNEMDSDHECVLRRVITPEGRSRSWINGSLLPLAKVRDFSRYLLDIHGQHQHYLLLKREAQSELLDHSGKLLPQLQLVEQAWSNWQSQLKQLKALQNSIQTRGQRIEFLNFQLVDFNQLQLQTDEIAQLEQEQKKLSSVSMLATTAKSCGQQLDSSQRSLVNEIERLQAQLEPLKATETQFEPICQMLDSAHIQLAEAASELNHYSQSCNLDPQRLKFVDQRLSEIYSLAKRHRCAPELLNEIQQQLNDELIQLEQVDLNCEQLAEQIAALEQHYMLQAQQLSQSRQATAEQLSRKVSRMMGKLDLAKGQFAVALEAKPAGPSGLEQAEFLCTTNPGQPMGPISKIASGGELSRISLALQVSTIDSRSHTTLGFDEVDVGIGGATAETVGELLQELGKQQQVLCITHQPQVASRGDQHLKISKRSDQKNTYSRFDSLSSQQRIEEIARMLGGRKITRQGLQHATTLLEDALRSE; this comes from the coding sequence ATGCTAAAGCTACTCAACATTCAAAACTTTGCGATTATCGACCATCTGGAACTGGACCTTCAACCAGGCTTAACCGTTCTAACCGGCGAGACAGGTGCTGGCAAATCTATTTTGTTAGATGCCCTAACACTGGCATGCGGCGGCCGGCTAGAACAAAACCCGGTGCGGCCCGGTGCTGAAAAAGCAGAGATTTGCGCCAGCTTTGAATTGCAGCAACTACCAGAAGCAATGCAATGGCTCAAAGACAATGAAATGGATAGCGACCACGAATGTGTACTGCGAAGAGTCATCACCCCGGAAGGTCGTTCTCGCAGTTGGATTAATGGCAGCCTGCTGCCGTTAGCCAAGGTTCGTGATTTTTCCCGCTATCTGCTCGATATCCACGGCCAGCATCAACACTACTTGCTACTCAAGCGCGAAGCCCAATCAGAATTGCTCGACCATAGCGGCAAATTATTGCCTCAACTGCAACTGGTTGAGCAGGCTTGGAGTAATTGGCAATCGCAGCTCAAACAACTCAAAGCGCTGCAAAATAGCATTCAAACTCGCGGTCAAAGAATTGAATTTCTTAATTTTCAATTGGTAGATTTCAACCAACTTCAATTGCAAACCGATGAAATTGCACAATTGGAACAAGAACAAAAAAAACTATCCAGCGTCAGCATGCTCGCCACCACTGCAAAAAGTTGCGGCCAACAACTCGATAGCAGCCAACGCAGTTTAGTTAACGAAATTGAACGTCTGCAGGCACAGCTAGAGCCGTTAAAGGCAACCGAAACCCAGTTTGAGCCGATTTGCCAAATGCTAGATAGCGCACATATTCAGCTAGCCGAAGCGGCCAGCGAGCTCAATCACTACAGTCAAAGCTGCAACCTAGACCCGCAAAGGCTGAAATTTGTTGACCAACGTTTATCTGAAATTTACAGTTTGGCCAAACGGCACCGCTGTGCACCGGAGCTATTAAATGAAATTCAGCAGCAATTAAATGATGAATTAATACAACTAGAGCAAGTGGATTTAAATTGTGAACAGCTCGCTGAGCAAATTGCCGCGCTAGAACAGCATTACATGCTACAAGCACAGCAACTTAGCCAGTCGCGGCAGGCCACTGCCGAACAACTATCTCGCAAAGTCAGCCGCATGATGGGTAAGTTAGATTTAGCCAAGGGCCAGTTCGCAGTCGCTCTAGAAGCAAAACCTGCCGGACCGAGTGGTTTAGAGCAGGCAGAATTTCTTTGCACCACCAACCCCGGCCAACCGATGGGTCCCATCAGCAAAATTGCTTCTGGCGGCGAGCTATCTCGAATTAGCTTGGCGCTACAAGTCAGCACCATCGATTCACGCAGCCACACCACGCTAGGCTTTGATGAAGTCGATGTGGGTATTGGCGGTGCCACGGCCGAAACGGTTGGTGAGCTGTTACAAGAATTAGGCAAACAGCAACAAGTGCTTTGCATCACCCACCAGCCACAAGTTGCCAGTCGCGGTGATCAGCATTTGAAAATTTCCAAGCGAAGTGATCAGAAAAATACCTACAGCCGTTTCGATAGCCTTTCCTCCCAACAAAGAATTGAGGAAATAGCCCGCATGCTAGGCGGTCGAAAAATAACCCGCCAAGGCCTTCAACATGCGACGACTTTGCTAGAAGATGCGCTACGAAGTGAATAA
- the fur gene encoding ferric iron uptake transcriptional regulator, whose protein sequence is MVLENQELKKAGLKVTLPRVKILQILETTEQRHVSAEDVYKALLEAGEDVGLATVYRVLTQFENAGLVLRHNFDGGHSVFELSRGGHHDHMVCLETNRVVEFHSEEIERIQKELAEAEGFELIDHNLVLYVRPKVSKE, encoded by the coding sequence ATTGTTTTGGAAAATCAGGAACTGAAAAAGGCCGGACTCAAAGTGACCCTGCCAAGAGTCAAGATTCTGCAGATCCTTGAGACTACCGAGCAAAGACATGTCAGCGCCGAAGATGTCTACAAGGCACTTCTGGAAGCTGGCGAAGATGTCGGTCTGGCCACGGTATATCGAGTATTAACCCAGTTTGAAAATGCCGGACTCGTACTGCGCCACAATTTTGATGGTGGCCACTCGGTGTTTGAACTATCTCGCGGTGGGCACCATGACCATATGGTCTGCCTGGAAACTAACCGGGTAGTAGAATTTCACAGCGAAGAGATCGAGCGAATCCAGAAAGAACTTGCTGAAGCGGAAGGCTTTGAGCTAATCGATCACAATCTGGTGTTGTACGTTCGTCCAAAAGTTTCCAAGGAGTAG
- a CDS encoding outer membrane protein assembly factor BamE, protein MRQLMLPLAMALTLGLSGCSWVDSLIYTVDIRQGTLPPTDKIEQLKQGMTPEQVNYLLGSPSFRSMEDSGHWEYVYSLTSERQPNQYSRLTLHFKNGQLHIIDRSKVDSSAKL, encoded by the coding sequence ATGCGCCAGCTGATGTTGCCACTGGCTATGGCACTTACCCTCGGCCTTAGCGGCTGTAGTTGGGTTGACTCACTGATTTATACGGTCGACATTCGCCAGGGCACTTTGCCACCGACTGACAAGATCGAGCAACTCAAGCAAGGCATGACCCCTGAACAGGTCAACTATCTGCTTGGCAGCCCAAGCTTCCGTTCAATGGAAGACTCAGGGCATTGGGAATACGTTTACAGCTTGACCAGTGAACGCCAGCCAAATCAATACAGTCGCCTGACATTACATTTCAAAAATGGCCAGTTGCATATAATTGATCGTAGCAAGGTAGATAGTTCAGCCAAGCTATAA
- a CDS encoding alpha/beta hydrolase, whose translation MTPVEADITCRLATGQTIDEIAEQRSSKSRTIRGYLKAIFVKTGVSRQADLISLVLNAPLQVTDAKKIVMQYGKDGLVKLPEKNISYREYGPKNGRPMVLCHASLSCRYGVPLHLPLLEKYQIRLIVPERGGVGLSNGAPYQKITDFAADFRALVEHLQLKKVDVIGVVAGGAYALSAAWLCSDIVNRVLLLEGFAPNIAEHTIKGAPGYFRMMPRLIRYFPKVSERLMSFQLRDFANDWQKALQHTSKLFNPFDAQILLREDVRDFALIEAIENNRQGVSALIRDILLVHADWQIPLEDIKSPCYIAYGNADPVAACYAETLIQRLPNTRQVFREDEGFARMLYLSFFEIIEQAGWVEVKSENLPAEKVGDGNLYPA comes from the coding sequence TTGACCCCGGTTGAAGCTGATATCACCTGCAGGTTAGCGACTGGGCAAACCATCGATGAAATTGCCGAGCAGCGCAGTAGCAAGTCGCGCACCATTCGTGGTTATTTAAAAGCAATCTTTGTTAAAACCGGTGTTAGCCGTCAGGCCGATTTAATTTCTTTGGTGCTCAATGCGCCGCTGCAGGTGACCGATGCCAAAAAAATAGTCATGCAGTATGGCAAAGATGGTCTGGTGAAATTACCGGAAAAAAATATTTCCTATCGAGAATATGGGCCAAAAAATGGCAGGCCGATGGTGCTCTGTCATGCATCGTTAAGCTGCCGTTACGGCGTGCCATTGCATTTACCTTTGCTAGAAAAATACCAAATTAGATTGATTGTTCCTGAGCGAGGTGGGGTCGGTTTATCTAATGGTGCGCCGTATCAAAAAATTACTGATTTCGCGGCAGATTTTCGAGCACTGGTCGAGCATTTGCAGTTGAAAAAAGTCGATGTAATTGGTGTGGTGGCCGGTGGTGCCTATGCATTGAGTGCGGCTTGGCTGTGTTCGGATATCGTTAATCGAGTTTTATTACTAGAAGGCTTTGCGCCGAATATTGCTGAGCACACAATTAAGGGTGCGCCGGGATACTTTAGAATGATGCCGAGGTTAATTCGTTATTTCCCAAAAGTCAGTGAGCGGTTGATGTCATTTCAATTACGTGATTTTGCCAATGACTGGCAAAAGGCATTGCAGCACACTAGTAAGTTATTCAATCCATTCGATGCGCAAATTTTATTGCGAGAAGATGTTCGTGATTTTGCATTGATTGAAGCAATTGAGAATAATCGACAAGGTGTTTCAGCGCTAATTCGGGATATTTTATTAGTGCATGCTGACTGGCAGATTCCTCTGGAAGACATTAAGTCGCCTTGTTATATCGCCTATGGTAATGCCGATCCTGTAGCAGCCTGTTATGCCGAAACGTTAATTCAGCGATTGCCAAATACCAGACAGGTTTTTCGGGAAGATGAAGGCTTTGCCAGAATGCTTTATTTGAGTTTTTTCGAGATTATCGAGCAAGCGGGTTGGGTTGAGGTTAAATCTGAAAATTTGCCGGCAGAGAAAGTGGGCGATGGAAATTTATATCCGGCATAG